GCAGCAGCCAGGGCGCATGCGGGGGGCGGAAGAGGGGCGCCAGCTGTgccgccccgccccgcagGGCCGCTACCCCGCGCCCCTGCTCTTGCGACCTCTCCTCTACTAGTCGTGTCACCTAGAAGTCATACTGcttttgttaaaacatttaaacttaTACAGGAAAAAAGACGAAGAGATGAAACAGAGAAATCTGTATTGTTCATTTTACCGTGGAAACTTACTGGAAATTGGTCCTTCGATTTCCCGGTATTCATCTTGTATATCTTTCTGAAGACCTCAAGGGCCTCGGCATTGCGGCCCCGGGACATGAGGAACTTGGGGCTCTCGGGAAGGCAGAGGAAAGCCAACCCCGTCAGCAGCGGCATCAGTGCTGTCGCCAGCAGGAACAGGTTCCACGAGTGGATCACTGCCGGATGACATTTTGTGCGTTAGCTTATTAAACGAGATTTTTCGGCATATATACTAGGCGAATTTAAATCACCTGATTGTTTGAACACTGCATGTACTTACCGAAGGTTCCGTTGAATAGATAGAAGTCCCAGGTCTGTGTGAGCATGGCCCAGGCGAGCAGTGGCAGTGTGGTATTAGCGATGGTGTAGAAAAGGCTGGTCAGCAGGATGACGCGTGCGCGCAGCTCCGTGCGGTGGAGCTCAGCTATGTACGAGATCAGCACCGCAAATGGACCGTTAAATCTGTCACATAGGTATTCACAAATTACAGTACATCGTCCAGTGACTTCTTTAGAAGTATATCATTATCTTACAGTATCTTGATAAGGATATACTGAGAAATCGAAAACGCTATTTATCACTAAGCGCTgtagttaatttttactatttttaaccaCCCCTAAAGAAAACTTAAGAGCAAACGTAACTTACAAAAATCCACTGGCGAATCTCGTAATAAGCAGCATGGTGAAGTTTTGACTCATGGCAGCAGCGATCTCGAAGAGTCCGGAACAGAAGAAGCCCCAGGCCAGGATCTGGCGGCGGCCCAGCGTGTCCGACAAGAAGCCCCACAACAACGCCGACGATATCATGCCTGGACAACAAATTGTTGTTAACTTCTGTTCATTTCTTGGTGAAACTTGGTAACATTTAAATCCTATAAGAGACAGTCACAGTCGCTCGTGCTGCCATCTAACAGATAAGATTCGAACCAATGTGTCCCACTGTTTAGTTTGCTAAGCAAAATGTAAAGGTAAAGCTCTGCAATCATATCCCCCTTATGTTTGTTCATAAAAGTTTGGCAAAGTAATTGAATTGTATTTATCTGTGGTTTTAATActaggtattatttttaattttattatgttaaaagtaCAGATAAGTCAAAACAATACTAAtacctaatataaatatttacttgaatGCGACATATTAAGTATTACCAATCAGAggacaatgatttttttacatttgataGCCCAAATTTTTCAGACATTTTATGGCCATTTAAATGACATTACGACACTTAATAAAGcggtaaaaaaacaaaaatgtaatcacCTCCGTATGTAATCGCGTTTACAGTGCCCATGTCTAGCAGACTAAGGTTCATGTCGCACTGGGCGCGCGTGAAGATGTACGAGACGGAGCTGGTGACAGACACGGCGCTCCAGAAGGCGGGCAGCGTGCAAAGCAGCAGCGCGATGTTGAATCCGCCATAACCCGTGGCCGCTATCGCCGCCTCGAAGTCCGCCGCCGGCTCTGCAAGTCCACATTCAGACATGAAAGAATAGCAAAACGTGCTATTCTATCATTTTAAGATTTAGGTTGCGGATATGACTTTCTGGATAAGTGTTAAGGCATGCTTTACTCCCTAACAGGGCTTCCTAGACCGCTATATACGCTGGTGCTTTCAGATTTGCAGATAGACTTGATAAGTGcgttttctataaaaataataacaaagataAGTATTTAAGCGAtactaattgtaaaaattggTATCTATAGAGACGCAAAATGAGTATTCTATATTATTTGTGCCGGTGATTATAAGTatcgttaaatatttattggctTTTAAATGCACATGTTGAGTTTAACGTCTGGAGCGagctaaaaatatatgaaccGTCGACAAAGGTATCCCaggtgtgcggtgtgcggtgtgcaATTTGGTATGTCTagacttaaattttttgaccCAATTCGACTATAACAGATAGAGAAATTAAAAGCTATGTTGcttttttatgtaacagaagaaaactatatatttttcttttataaaaatcccgaattaaaaaatacttacactaAAACTCGCATAATAACgatacgatattttttaacctTCGTGAAATAATTGGGACGTACCAATAGCGGGCTATAAATTAGAGTTCATAGTCAATTAAAAGCTTTGACGCACTTTCCCTACGAACAGCGGCGTACTTC
Above is a genomic segment from Papilio machaon chromosome 9, ilPapMach1.1, whole genome shotgun sequence containing:
- the LOC106720231 gene encoding synaptic vesicle glycoprotein 2A, which translates into the protein MVTARSEAQAPAAMEEIPHDHLFKVTGLSSTNLEKMAQEPAADFEAAIAATGYGGFNIALLLCTLPAFWSAVSVTSSVSYIFTRAQCDMNLSLLDMGTVNAITYGGMISSALLWGFLSDTLGRRQILAWGFFCSGLFEIAAAMSQNFTMLLITRFASGFLFNGPFAVLISYIAELHRTELRARVILLTSLFYTIANTTLPLLAWAMLTQTWDFYLFNGTFVIHSWNLFLLATALMPLLTGLAFLCLPESPKFLMSRGRNAEALEVFRKIYKMNTGKSKDQFPVTRLVEERSQEQGRGVAALRGGAAQLAPLFRPPHAPWLLLMCAIHMGCMFGSNTIRLWYPQLAAMIGSEENGSLCSALAPAPASTGPCAPLQPDMLTYLQSAVVGAGSVLTYSIGGALVNRCGKKVVAGLCGVVSAGIIALLPMLGTGAAAVVAMVTAALSFTSLCGASLSSINVDLFPTSLRVMAMATFLMSGRLGTIAGTVIFPALIEYGCLPPFITIAAVLAACGFGCFLVPNTTLKKLE